Genomic window (Daucus carota subsp. sativus chromosome 5, DH1 v3.0, whole genome shotgun sequence):
ACAGTTAGTGCAACCATAAAATTTCTTATGAATTTTCACTCAATATCTTTGTCGTGTCTATTTTCTCTTActtattttaacatatatttctcttatatttatatataaaattttctcattttttatctttttctgGACCAAAACAAGAATAGtccaattaaatttttaattactttgATAGAAATCAAAGCTCAAATCCAACAAGTTTGTTGTCTAACAAATACTTGTCAGGATTCTCCACCCATATGATATATTTATGGGTGAAGGAGATCAAAGAATGCGGTTTTTTCTTTGTTCCAAATACAAGTGATCATGAGCCTGCGATGAGTAATAACTCCTGATCTTGAATTAATGTGGCAAAGTCTTGAGCATCCCAATTAGTAGTCTTGTAGACATTAACAATGCAATTTAGAGTTAACATCTCACATTGATATTGATATTACAAATACAGATGGAATGTGCGGTTTGTGTTCATTACAATAAAATCAgtttgaatttttgaatgaaGCACGGATAGTTTTGAAAATACATTGAAAGTCGAAACTGTACTCATTCCAAACGGCAAAAACACGCTTTTGAATGTGTATTAAAACTCAGATTCATAAATGTAAGATAGACTTTCAAGAAAGATACACAAGATATTGGAATTGGATGGCCGAGAGAAAAAGTTAGCCCCCTATTTTATGGGCTAGCAGCAAGAAAATGAGTTTAAACGTGTTTTGTGATGAAAAGTTGGAATGAATGGTATTATAGAAAAACCAGTACCAAAAAGAAACAAAGACATATCTATAATCACATCTTCAAGCAGGCCCCCTCAGCTGCTAAGATATTTTTATGCTAAAGCCTGCTTAGTGTTGTCCAAAACCATATTAGGAGCTCAGTCTATATAATCTCAACTTCCAGATTATGGTTTCAAAAGGATCAGGGGTAGCAGTTAGCACACTAGCACttggaaagaaaaaaaaaactcaaaaacgTTTCATCAATACAAGTTCAGGTATTCAGAAGTCAGAAGTCAGAAGTCAAAATGTGCAAATTGTAGCTTTTctcaaataaaaagttatagAATGATAAAACTTTGACCGGCTAAGCTAGTTGAGGtctaaaaaacaataatttcaAACATTCAAACGGATTTTAGACCTAAATCAAGGAAAGTAAAATATGACAGAACACCGACATTAGTCTGCAGCAATGCAGATTCCAGGTAATTTTATTTGGAATCATATTCTCCCTTTTATGCtagtgatttaatatttttaagcttaaaatttaaaagctaTCACAACTAATTTCCATGGAAAAAGGGTCCTGAAGATTACTTTCTCGACAACTTCTGTTTCATTCTCTCAACTGCACTTCTGAGAGTTCCCTCATCCTTGCAGAACGTAAATCTTACAAGATTTTTACCATCTTCCTTGTTCAAGTAAAACACGCTTGTTGGAATAGCCACCACGCCGACCTCTTTAATCAGATATTCGCAAAACGATATATCATCTTCCAGACCAAAAGGGGTGTGATCTACGATTATAAAGTATGTCCCACTTGATGGGTATACAGTAAATCCAACAGCTTTCAATCCATCCTCCAAAATTTTCTTCTTTGCAAGGTAATCTCTCTTCAGCTCTGCATAGTAGGCATCTGAGGTTTGAAGAGCTACTGCAGCTGCATGTTGCATTGGCGTAGAAGTAGCAAATGTGAGATACGAATGTGCTTGTCTCACTCCCCATGTCAGGTGAGGTGGAGCTATAGCCCATCCAATCTTCCAGCCAGTAAGAGAGAAGGTCTTCCCCAAGGAGTTGAGTGTCACAGTCCTCTCATACATTCCTGGGAGAGAAGCTATTGAAATGTGATCCATTTCAAATGCTAACTTGTCATAAACTTCATCACTGAAAACTAAAACATCGTTTTCAATACAGAGGGATGCAATCGTATTGAGCTCATCCCTAGTGAACATCTTTCCTGTAGGGTTATGAGGCGTATTCATAAGGATCGCCCGCGTATTCTTTGAGATTGCAGACTTGAGCTCATCAATTGGGATTGAAAAATCGGGAGGTCTTAAGGTAATGCACTTTATTTTGGCACCGGCCATAGATAGTGTGGCCTCGTAAGAATCATAGAAAGGAGCAAAGAGTATCACCTCGTCGTCTGGATTTATCAAGCCTAGGATAGTTGCAGCAATTGCTTCAGTGCATCCAGAAGTCACGGTAACTTCCTTTTCTGGGTCCACCACCAGTCCAGTATCATTCTTGAACCGTTCAGCCACAGCTGAGTTGAGATCAGGGACTCCATACCCACGGGCATATTGGTTATTTCCATCCTTGATGGCCTGAATTGCTGCTTCTTTAACAAATTCCGGGCCATCAAAATTGGGAAAGCCTTGTCCAAGATTAATTGCTCCATGTTTGACAGCTAGCATACTCATTTGGGTGAATATCGTTGTTTTAAATTTCTCCAAACGCTTGGCAACCTGAATAAATAATCCCCACAAGGTTACACAGAGGGAGGTGAGAAAACAACTCGTAAATAAGCTCAAAAGTTGGTCACAACAAAAGAAATGAAAGAAACCCTAATCTCTAATAtgacaattaatatatatatatatatatatatatatatatatatatatatatatataaaattataattataatctacaTACAGAGAGAAATAGAGTAAAGCTTAATGGAAACACCATTTTAGTGGGAATCTCGGAGTGCATTCTGCATCGTTGGATAAATTCTAAAACAAAGATTCACATTTCAAACCTATTTTGTTCttcaattatttttaacatcctGCATATGGTAAAGATTATGTTCAGCAATGCAATcaacaaattaaataattatattgtagaTAGCAGAACATTATTTTTCTGCAATGTTGTCAAGATTGTCAAGTACAAGAAGCTGAACAATGTTCTTCATGATTATTAGAAttgaatatgttattaataatgattaaagtgttaaaaattagttgaagaacAAAAcagatttgaaatttaaatcattGTTTCAGATTTTATCTAACGATGCAGAATGGAATCCGAGATTCCAACTAATATGGGGTCTCCATCGAACTTTACTCTCTTTATATATTTGGTAATCAATTATAGAAGCAAGCAAATTCTGACAAAacccaacaacaacaaaaaaaaaaagatgctcatttaacaaatactccctctgtccccgtttacatgtcccttttgaaaaaataatgcattttaagaaaatgttagttgaATTTTCTGTTTTCTTATCTACCCCTAATAATTGCAGTGAACTAACTTTTGACtgcgtgtatgtatatattagtCAAATATTAGAAATAGTAATATAAGGGTATTCTCTGGAAAAACATCCAAAAGTTGTCTTGAAAAGAGAAAATGataagtattttgggacaatttctttttctaaaagggacatgtaaaagaggGCGAAGaatgtataattttagatgacCGATCTCAAATAGACGAAGTTTAGAGTCATTCTAAGCAATTAGCAATTTCCGAAGAATACCCTTATATTACTGTTTCCAAGATTTGACTAATTACATACACACAGTCAAAAAGTTGtcttaaaaaagaaaagaacaagTATTGTAAGACAATTTCTTTACTTAAAAGGGACACATAAAAGGGGAAGAAGAATGTATAATTTTAGGTCACCGATCTCAAATAGACGAAGTTTAGCATCATCCTAGGCAATTAGCAAAACTGCATCTACCGTAATCTGACAATGCACAGAGTTGATTTCTAAAGTACGGGAATGAAGactaatacaaataaattacactCTGAAAGCTAAACTATCAATAGTCAACAGGGTCAGCAAGGGGACCAAGTTTACAAAAAacgagaaaaagaaaatcacatGCAGAGAGATAAACCGAATTGATGATAGAATATAATGTCCAGCAATCAAATGATATCATCATATGGAACTTGAGAAAGTCATATTCTAGTCCACTTATATCCTAAAAgaatatatgaaattaaatGATATCCATGCTTTCTTGCATCATGCAACTTCTGATAAGTGAAATTTGACATTTTAACTGGTGTTTCTGATTAAGCAACAGTTGTGAAGTTTTGCTTGTCATAGCTGCACTATACATATTGGAAATTCCAATTTGGAATGATGCCTGTCCAAATAATTCTACTTGTGGACGTGGTCCTTAATAAGTACCCGGCTACTCAAATAAACTGTAAGGTCCTTGAAAAAAGATTACAGCACACTCTGGATAAAACAGTTCACATTTTTTTAGTTAGCTCAAGCAAAAAGTAACGCATTATCATGCATTATCCGTACACCTTTTTAACTATTTTCACAGgatcttataaaatattttgagacACGATAATGTAACCTCCACAGGTCCATAAATTACAGATCATAATGGAGAAAATGCCTTGAGATTAGTTGTTTACATTTTGCTACCAATTTATTAGAATCTCAAACAGACTTAgtgtctgtttgggagtgctgttcaAAACTAACTGCTTTGTTGTTAGAAAAAGTGTtggtaaaaaaaatgttgtctcagataactgtttggtgatattaataaaatttgcataatttcaggtataatataaaaaaggagTAATTTTGATgaggtttgatagtgaaataTGTGAAAGcttcctgcaaaagctgaaaaacagctttttccaaaagcatggatGGAGGATTTGAGCCAAAAGTTGATGTTCAGAAGAGCTGTTTTAAATTTGCCAAACAATTTTTTGCTTGTTTTTTCCGAAATAAGTTGTTCTTGTTGTCAGCAACATCAATACCAAACGAGGCCTTAACGTTGTATTTCTGCAATTTATTTCTCCTTCCTCATTACAAGTTTAAGAAGAAAAACATTTACTCATAGGTGGAGCACGCAACACAATCTTCTCTTCGAGTTCCCAACTTTTGGTTTATGGGAAGACTCAGTTTTAATCAAATTGTAAAGCACCATAAAATCGAAAATACTTCAGAAACTTCAACAGGGCACACAAACTCATTTATTGTTTAGTTTCCTCCATTTCCATTTTATTCCCACCAGTCCACAATGTAAGTCTTTTCACTTTTTCCACCCATCTCTCTGTGCTATAATTACATAGCTAAACTTAATATTTCTTTcttagataaaattaaagacactaaatattaatttacaaaaagaaaagtCATGAAATTTTAGtatggccctgtttgggaattagcggttagcggattgaattagatgttttgactagctgattgaagtagattttttgactagcggattgaattagctgtttctcgtaaaactgttttttaaatagctgattgatttgCTTTTTCTGATACAAACCAAAAtctctaacccaaaaaactcctcaaagtagctttttcaaaattagctttttaggTCAAAATCTCTATTTCAAtacgctaactaccaaacactaatattagcggattctagtggtcaaacctTTAAAccaccccaaacctctaattttgccccAAACCTCCAACTTCCAAACATGACCTATAACTATGTAATCAGAGCATATTGAGATGTGTGCGCAAAATAGCGACTTACATTGTGAACCAGAGGGAGTATAGCATACTCCGATTCTTCAGAATCCATTAAATGAAAACGGAAAAAAATGATACATGAGGGCCTAAAATTATTATGTGAACAACTTTACAGATTTTCATTATTCTATGCATTAcctttttgattttaaaagtataaattaGATCTCATCACTTCCAATTAACGAATATGAAGACttatattgtgtttggttggggtgaatgaatatGGAAgtaatggaatgaaatttgtactaTGTTATGGTcaaatgtttataaatttcattccattccttacaccCATAACTAGAAATCAAACCCCCAATTTGGGAAGGAATGCTCTATTCCTTCCTATACTCATCTTCTTCTCAAATCgcatcataacaattttgctctgactaaatttgtttcaaaactCTCCTCCTACCTctactattttcatttattttaagtcaattccatttcattctctccaaccaaacacaacataaaactCAATATGCTTCGACTACATAGAAACTTTCCGTTCTCCGTCACTCACCCTTCTTATTTTCTGCATATATTTCCATTGTTATCTTTGATATCTTTTTCAATCTCTCTGTGagtacacatacatatacacgTACACTATCACATATGGCAAGGCCAAGTAGCAAAAGAAATCACAGTAGTACCCAAAGAGTTGAAACTAGTGCATAGATCAGAAAACACTTAAATCAAATTTGACACAAAATTAAGACAAAAACAATAATTTCGAGAAGAATAAAAATGTACCTGTACGGGCTGAAGGGTGTTCTGGGAAGGCTGATGAGTGGCCATAGCCGCCTCCTTCTGGGTTGAAATTGTAGCGACAAAAGAAGGGTAGCCGCCGCCGCGGCCGCCGGTTAATAAGTTTTTGTTAAAGTGAGAAAGACGGGGTAATTTGTGATGTAAAACACTAGATGTAGTTCGGAAGCCCATGGGTATAAGCATTTTACAAGATGACCAGGTGCATTGAACTAACACTGCTATCTTTCTTACTTTAGCTGCGTTTCTTCGATTGCTACACTGGCCCTTGTAGACTAgctattacaaaattttaaattttagaataataaatattacctctttgttttaattaagttttttgttttgaattgaaaattttgatttttaatattttctagttTGGTTAAAATTTAATTGTTGTATATTTATGTCGAGATTAATCTTGTTTTGTCTACCTCTGTGTTTTTAGGATGAGTTTCAAATTAGAAcccattttaaattataataactaagaatttatgtaaaatcattaaattattgttaaatCAATGGTCATGATCAAATACTATATTTAattacacgtattttgaggtgcaaaaaaaacatatttctacatgttatttttgaaatttttttttctgaataaaaatagagatggtaaacttttattcagaaaaagaaaatttcaaaaataatgtgtagaagtatgtttttttttacacctcaaaatacgtgcacaaagtcaaagcgactattattttggaatggagggagtacttgaTTATAGAAATTAATGAATGCATTAAATGTTATAATTATatgcattaaaatttaattattaactcTTAATCAAATTGCTTGTTATATTAGTTCTGATAACATACTTCCAATGTTTCACAACAGTATCggtataattaataaataatattattgtataatATTTAACGTACTATaacaatatttgtattttactattttttacaaaaatattgcattaatcatttttattatattaatatatattccgCAGCAGCATatatagtaatttatttttctacAATGTATGAAatcattttctattatattaatatatgttctgcAGTAGTATGGCGTGATAATTTGTAGTATGACGCAgtaatttgtatataaaatcATTATACAAATATTCTGTAGTACAAGCCCTACTACAAGTTATATGgttgatttatataattttagaaagtTTACATTAAtcatgaaattaaatattatcatt
Coding sequences:
- the LOC108221896 gene encoding uncharacterized protein LOC108221896, whose amino-acid sequence is MLIPMGFRTTSSVLHHKLPRLSHFNKNLLTGGRGGGYPSFVATISTQKEAAMATHQPSQNTLQPVQVAKRLEKFKTTIFTQMSMLAVKHGAINLGQGFPNFDGPEFVKEAAIQAIKDGNNQYARGYGVPDLNSAVAERFKNDTGLVVDPEKEVTVTSGCTEAIAATILGLINPDDEVILFAPFYDSYEATLSMAGAKIKCITLRPPDFSIPIDELKSAISKNTRAILMNTPHNPTGKMFTRDELNTIASLCIENDVLVFSDEVYDKLAFEMDHISIASLPGMYERTVTLNSLGKTFSLTGWKIGWAIAPPHLTWGVRQAHSYLTFATSTPMQHAAAVALQTSDAYYAELKRDYLAKKKILEDGLKAVGFTVYPSSGTYFIIVDHTPFGLEDDISFCEYLIKEVGVVAIPTSVFYLNKEDGKNLVRFTFCKDEGTLRSAVERMKQKLSRK